The Methanomethylovorans hollandica DSM 15978 genome includes a region encoding these proteins:
- a CDS encoding TIM barrel protein → MNFSLHESDLSRFENDWNKVKSFVRSHGLDGVELFIDHNLLPDIPSGIVKGVHLPYWMGRHRAWVDEKSFNGNMDENEKFFLFGGHDRQDMISNFRSALENAASIDAEYGVFHVAYVELDHVFTRNFGVSDTEVMDSTADFLNGSLSFFPNGEPPVRLFLENLWWPGLNLLDTAATIHFIESLEFDNWAFTLDTGHLMNAIMNCTDQRTAIDSVLDLLARYPEDIIDRIEGMHLHCSLSGDYQMQVARNGAPEGYYDLSFHERLIAVMEHVSKIDQHMPFTEEGCRKIVDFVRPRFLTHEFETNSLPELDWKLRTQIQALYGNEI, encoded by the coding sequence ATGAACTTCTCTCTTCATGAGAGTGACCTGTCACGTTTTGAAAATGACTGGAACAAAGTGAAGTCTTTCGTGAGGTCTCATGGACTTGATGGTGTAGAGCTTTTCATTGATCATAATCTTCTTCCAGATATTCCTTCCGGGATAGTTAAAGGTGTACATTTACCTTACTGGATGGGAAGGCATCGTGCATGGGTGGATGAAAAATCTTTCAATGGAAATATGGATGAAAATGAGAAGTTTTTCCTGTTCGGAGGTCATGATCGCCAGGATATGATTTCGAACTTTAGGAGTGCTCTTGAGAATGCTGCATCTATAGATGCAGAATATGGAGTTTTTCATGTTGCTTATGTGGAGCTGGACCATGTGTTCACCCGGAATTTTGGGGTTTCTGATACAGAGGTCATGGATTCAACTGCAGATTTTCTCAATGGGTCTTTATCGTTTTTTCCAAATGGAGAGCCACCAGTAAGGCTCTTTTTAGAGAACCTGTGGTGGCCTGGCCTAAACTTGCTGGACACTGCTGCAACAATTCATTTTATAGAATCCCTTGAATTTGATAACTGGGCTTTTACACTTGATACAGGCCATTTAATGAATGCAATAATGAATTGCACTGATCAAAGGACTGCAATTGATTCGGTACTGGATCTGCTGGCAAGGTATCCGGAAGATATTATTGACAGGATAGAAGGAATGCACTTGCATTGCAGTCTATCGGGTGACTATCAGATGCAAGTGGCAAGAAATGGTGCACCTGAGGGTTACTATGACCTCTCTTTCCATGAGCGTCTCATTGCTGTCATGGAGCATGTTTCAAAAATAGATCAGCACATGCCTTTTACTGAAGAAGGTTGCAGGAAGATCGTGGACTTCGTGAGGCCGCGGTTCCTTACTCATGAATTTGAAACCAACAGCCTGCCTGAACTTGACTGGAAGCTTCGAACACAGATACAAGCATTGTATGGGAACGAAATATAA
- a CDS encoding ArsR family transcriptional regulator — MSPFDNNPPQDLNNTERLKVFSALGSDTRLKMLQKLCEGEVHISELARELDISVPVAAKHATILEGAQLIERKVYGKTHVLKLNNKNIVSALDILAPTKTIEVPKGTTLLEALKKVAVVEVRQDYDFENIVSTNGEEGFFVYEVDGKLLDKTVKNCTFEKDATVEWKKLEAVTKLKINIKVKDEE; from the coding sequence ATGAGCCCATTTGATAACAATCCCCCTCAAGACCTTAACAACACTGAACGTCTTAAAGTATTCAGTGCTTTGGGCAGTGATACACGCTTGAAAATGCTGCAAAAGCTGTGCGAGGGTGAGGTTCACATCTCCGAACTGGCAAGGGAGCTTGATATATCTGTTCCGGTTGCAGCGAAGCATGCGACCATTCTCGAGGGCGCTCAACTGATAGAGCGCAAGGTGTACGGGAAAACCCATGTTTTGAAACTAAATAATAAGAACATTGTTTCAGCTTTGGATATACTTGCACCCACTAAAACTATAGAAGTACCAAAAGGTACAACTCTTCTGGAAGCCCTGAAAAAGGTTGCTGTAGTGGAAGTACGGCAGGACTATGACTTTGAGAATATTGTGTCCACCAATGGTGAAGAAGGTTTCTTTGTGTATGAAGTGGACGGCAAACTCCTTGATAAGACAGTTAAGAACTGTACGTTTGAAAAGGATGCAACAGTCGAATGGAAGAAACTGGAAGCCGTTACTAAATTGAAGATCAATATCAAAGTAAAGGATGAAGAGTGA
- a CDS encoding adenosylcobinamide amidohydrolase, protein MDITCSPEKNSPENLNSEEEPALQMLLELPGGEKVYRQDCSIVIKLPSGRSALTTSWLNGGYREDLECIINNQIPRGVKKGEELEGGDVSAYLSLLASKLGFDPLKSSGMLTAANMNNVAVVSKGFRGLEVTAIVTGGVEINGGRAGDPASYYQENGNHFPINGTINTIIVINAHLPEYTMSRVTMTATEAKAVALQELMVPSRYSQGIATGSGTDMIAVICNMTSSLKLTDGGTHSKLGELIGKCVIEATKKALEKQSELTPISQLNMLLRLERFGVDEAYYWKVASHMAGENRKMRFLKDLREIAANPLLVTTTSAIIHIVDEVSWGLLPETSARTMALALLQQLPILLGSNKKPPEDLLNGYDSIVDNLVYMTAWLVKNSIMVEK, encoded by the coding sequence ATGGACATTACATGCTCTCCTGAAAAAAACAGCCCAGAAAATCTTAATAGCGAGGAAGAGCCTGCTCTGCAGATGTTATTGGAGCTTCCTGGCGGAGAAAAGGTATACAGGCAGGATTGCTCCATAGTCATAAAACTTCCCTCTGGCAGGAGTGCTCTTACTACTTCATGGCTTAACGGAGGTTATCGCGAAGACCTGGAATGTATTATCAATAACCAGATTCCACGTGGAGTAAAAAAAGGTGAGGAACTGGAAGGTGGAGACGTATCTGCTTACCTTTCCCTGCTGGCTTCAAAATTAGGATTCGATCCATTAAAGAGCTCTGGCATGCTAACTGCTGCGAACATGAATAATGTCGCTGTAGTCAGCAAGGGTTTCAGAGGTCTTGAGGTTACTGCAATAGTAACCGGAGGTGTTGAAATAAATGGGGGTAGAGCAGGGGATCCAGCTTCATACTATCAGGAGAACGGAAACCATTTCCCCATAAACGGGACCATAAATACCATTATTGTAATAAATGCGCACCTTCCGGAATATACGATGTCTCGTGTCACTATGACTGCTACTGAAGCAAAGGCAGTGGCTCTGCAGGAGTTGATGGTCCCAAGCAGATATTCCCAGGGAATAGCCACAGGCTCAGGCACGGATATGATCGCTGTTATTTGCAATATGACAAGTTCTCTGAAGCTTACGGATGGAGGAACGCATTCCAAGCTAGGGGAACTTATAGGGAAGTGTGTGATAGAAGCCACTAAGAAAGCACTTGAGAAGCAGTCGGAACTTACGCCTATTTCCCAGCTTAATATGTTATTGAGGCTGGAAAGGTTCGGGGTGGATGAAGCATATTACTGGAAAGTGGCTTCCCATATGGCAGGTGAGAATCGTAAAATGCGTTTCCTGAAAGACCTGAGGGAAATAGCAGCTAATCCTTTATTGGTAACAACCACTTCTGCCATTATACACATAGTTGATGAAGTTTCCTGGGGTCTACTACCTGAAACTTCAGCACGGACAATGGCACTTGCTCTTCTTCAGCAGCTTCCGATCCTGTTAGGAAGCAACAAAAAGCCACCAGAGGACTTACTGAACGGTTATGATAGTATTGTTGATAATCTGGTATACATGACAGCCTGGCTGGTGAAAAACAGTATCATGGTAGAAAAATGA
- a CDS encoding radical SAM protein, which produces MRYLASGTKYDSCNQSALCHAFAPDGRCIQLYKTLLTNYCSGECTYCPNRCERDTPRVSLSPDEIVKITWSFYRRNAVEGLFLSSGVIGDAENTSEKQLEVARKLRAQGFEGYIHMRLMPGTPKYLLEEIADVANKFGVNAETTSSINYSEVCPNFNYNTDVLQRLKWTKELIIQKRKEVGYGGRIIGANDTQFVVGAANESDQDIVHTVTKFMDKYDLRRPYFMSFDPVPNTPLEHNEPSPQWREARLYQTSYLLKDYGLKARDLDGIYTDTGFLKDQDPKILLAQSNPEIFPIDVNNASLQELLLVPGIGPVSASRIMQSRPINCEQELARMGVVITRARPYIKLKGHFQTNLSAFMEVCS; this is translated from the coding sequence ATGCGCTATCTAGCATCAGGTACTAAATATGATAGCTGCAACCAAAGTGCCTTATGCCATGCTTTTGCTCCCGATGGCAGATGTATCCAGCTTTATAAGACGCTGCTTACAAATTATTGTTCAGGGGAGTGTACCTACTGTCCCAACAGATGTGAAAGGGATACTCCCCGCGTATCACTATCCCCGGATGAGATCGTAAAGATCACATGGTCCTTTTACAGAAGAAATGCTGTAGAGGGCTTGTTCCTGTCTTCCGGTGTAATAGGGGATGCTGAGAATACTTCCGAAAAACAGCTTGAAGTGGCCAGAAAATTGCGTGCTCAGGGTTTTGAAGGATACATACACATGAGGCTTATGCCAGGTACTCCAAAGTATCTTCTGGAAGAGATCGCGGATGTGGCAAATAAGTTCGGAGTCAATGCTGAAACAACAAGTAGTATCAACTATTCTGAGGTCTGTCCAAACTTCAATTACAATACTGATGTGCTACAGCGTCTAAAATGGACAAAGGAACTCATAATCCAGAAAAGGAAAGAAGTTGGCTATGGGGGTCGTATCATCGGTGCCAACGACACTCAGTTCGTTGTAGGTGCTGCTAATGAGTCTGACCAGGATATTGTGCACACTGTGACAAAGTTCATGGACAAATACGATCTCAGAAGGCCTTATTTTATGAGTTTTGATCCTGTACCGAACACACCTCTTGAACACAACGAACCCTCGCCCCAATGGCGTGAGGCAAGGCTTTATCAGACATCTTACCTACTTAAGGACTACGGACTGAAGGCAAGGGATCTTGATGGAATATATACAGATACAGGTTTTCTGAAAGATCAGGATCCAAAGATCCTGCTTGCCCAATCTAACCCTGAAATATTTCCTATAGATGTCAACAATGCTAGCCTGCAGGAATTGTTGCTGGTTCCGGGGATCGGCCCTGTAAGTGCCAGTCGTATAATGCAATCCAGACCTATTAACTGTGAGCAGGAACTTGCACGCATGGGTGTGGTCATTACGCGGGCAAGACCTTACATTAAACTCAAAGGCCATTTTCAGACAAACCTCTCTGCTTTTATGGAGGTATGTTCATGA